In Crinalium epipsammum PCC 9333, the following are encoded in one genomic region:
- a CDS encoding pentapeptide repeat-containing protein encodes MKSSILATLAIVSSIIAMPAHAANSEHISQLLQTKQCTDCDLTQANLADLDLSNANLAGSDLTGANLSRSVLQGADLSRVQLSGADLVDANLNSSNLIQANLRDTDMLGVDLREANLSEADLSGASLLGADLSRINLVAANLSNAHLEGATMISADLSHADLSQTNINDAYLHLANLSNANLTGANLSGSELHIADLSNANLSEAQLNSAELNNANLLGADLSNAVFAEANLRGTNLTSNQISSANLEGAIGLGEGASASTVLDQPTILEDRD; translated from the coding sequence ATGAAATCAAGCATCCTAGCTACACTAGCAATAGTCAGCAGCATTATAGCAATGCCAGCACACGCTGCAAATAGTGAACATATTTCACAGCTATTACAAACTAAACAATGCACAGATTGCGATCTCACACAGGCGAATCTAGCTGATTTAGATTTGAGTAATGCCAACTTAGCCGGATCAGACTTAACAGGGGCAAATCTAAGTCGTAGTGTTCTGCAAGGTGCAGATCTTAGTAGAGTCCAATTGAGCGGTGCTGACTTGGTAGATGCAAATCTCAATAGCAGTAACTTAATTCAAGCTAATCTCAGAGATACAGATATGCTGGGCGTTGATCTCAGGGAAGCTAACTTGAGTGAGGCTGACTTAAGCGGTGCTTCCTTACTAGGTGCTGACTTGAGCAGAATCAATTTAGTTGCAGCTAACTTAAGTAATGCTCATTTAGAAGGCGCAACTATGATCTCGGCTGATTTGAGTCATGCCGATCTTAGCCAAACTAACATCAATGACGCTTATTTACATCTAGCTAATTTAAGTAATGCTAACTTGACTGGTGCTAACTTGAGCGGTAGTGAGTTGCATATAGCTGATTTAAGCAATGCTAATTTAAGTGAAGCTCAACTGAATAGTGCTGAACTTAATAATGCCAATTTACTAGGGGCTGATTTGAGTAATGCTGTTTTTGCTGAAGCTAATTTGAGAGGCACTAATTTAACCAGTAATCAGATTAGTAGTGCTAACTTAGAGGGGGCTATTGGTCTAGGTGAGGGTGCAAGCGCATCTACTGTGTTGGATCAACCTACAATTTTGGAAGATAGAGACTAA
- the larB gene encoding nickel pincer cofactor biosynthesis protein LarB codes for MTQPEALQFLLESVAAGEVSPTAALEKLKHFDFEPVDNFANIDHHRTLRTGFPEVIWGQGKTTNQIAQIIEVMRSRSVSERESRNPVVMATRIEPEVYSELQLKIPDLKYYASARICALVPPQLEPQYHGTISIISAGTADLPVAEEAAITAELCGFGVKRLWDVGVAGIHRLLSNRHVLTEANVLIVVAGMEGALASVVAGLADCPVIAVPTSIGYGASFGGLAPLLTMLNSCAAGVGVVNIDNGFGAAILAGQILRTADKLSNSGFKQD; via the coding sequence GTGACACAACCTGAAGCATTACAATTTCTTTTAGAATCCGTTGCTGCTGGTGAAGTTAGTCCAACAGCAGCATTAGAAAAGCTCAAGCATTTTGACTTTGAACCAGTTGATAATTTTGCCAATATCGATCATCATCGTACCCTGCGGACTGGTTTTCCTGAAGTAATTTGGGGACAAGGTAAAACTACAAATCAAATTGCTCAAATTATCGAGGTAATGCGCTCGCGTAGCGTCTCGGAACGAGAATCGCGCAATCCTGTAGTGATGGCGACGCGCATTGAACCCGAAGTTTACAGCGAATTACAATTAAAAATCCCCGATCTTAAATACTACGCCAGCGCCCGTATTTGCGCCCTTGTACCCCCTCAACTAGAACCACAGTATCACGGTACAATCAGCATCATCTCCGCAGGTACAGCCGATTTACCAGTAGCAGAAGAAGCCGCCATCACCGCAGAATTATGTGGATTTGGTGTAAAACGCCTTTGGGATGTTGGCGTTGCGGGTATCCATAGATTACTCAGTAACCGCCACGTTTTGACTGAAGCTAATGTCTTAATTGTCGTAGCTGGGATGGAAGGAGCGTTAGCAAGTGTAGTAGCTGGATTAGCCGATTGTCCTGTCATTGCTGTCCCTACCAGCATTGGATATGGCGCAAGCTTTGGTGGTTTGGCTCCACTATTAACAATGCTCAACTCTTGTGCTGCTGGCGTGGGTGTTGTAAATATTGATAATGGTTTTGGTGCTGCAATTCTAGCAGGGCAAATTCTGCGGACTGCTGACAAATTAAGCAACTCAGGATTTAAGCAAGATTAA